From one Triticum aestivum cultivar Chinese Spring chromosome 4B, IWGSC CS RefSeq v2.1, whole genome shotgun sequence genomic stretch:
- the LOC123093573 gene encoding calcium-dependent protein kinase 7 yields MGNQNGTPGNDYYSRFPREHPASRYADGIDEERYSDLKKSETPWPDADSFKPTAAGILRQGLDPTSISVLGRKTADLREHYIIGRKLGQGQFGTTYLCTEISTGCDFACKTILKRKLITKVDVEDVRREIQIMHHLSGHKNVVSIKDVYEDVQAVHIVMELLPGGELFDRIQGNGHYSEMKAAEITRIVVSIVAMCHSLGVMHRDLKPENFLLLDKDDDLSIKAIDFGLSVYFKPGQVFSELVGSPFYVAPEVLHKRYGPESDVWSAGVILYVLLSGVPPFWADTQKGIFDAVLKGHLDLESDPWPKISDSAKDLIRKMLCNCPSERLKAHEVLRHPWICQNGVATDGVLDPSVISRLKRFSAMNNLQKLALRVIAERLSEEEIAGLRELFKTVDIKNRGVITFGELRKGLTRYGNELVDTDICDIMEAADTDTDVTINYEEFIAATMPLNKIEREEHLKAAFTYFDKDGSGYITVDKLQRACAEYNMEGTLLEEIILEADQNNDGQIDYAEFVAMMQGNTNGGNIGLGRPTMETSLNVTLRDAAQVH; encoded by the exons ATGGGTAATCAGAATGGGACCCCCGGGAACGACTACTACAGCCGTTTCCCCAGGGAGCATCCTGCTTCTAGGTATGCTGATGGGATTGATGAGGAACGCTACTCCGACTTGAAGAAGTCCGAGACACCCTGGCCCGATGCCGACTCGTTCAAGCCCACCGCTGCTGGTATTCTGAGGCAAGGGTTGGATCCGACATCCATCTCTGTCCTCGGGCGCAAGACGGCGGACCTGAGGGAGCATTATATCATTGGCCGGAAGCTTGGGCAGGGCCAGTTTGGGACGACGTACCTCTGCACCGAGATAAGTACAGGGTGCGACTTTGCGTGCAAGACCATCCTGAAGCGTAAACTCATCACCAAGGTGGATGTCGAGGATGTGCGCCGTGAGATCCAGATAATGCACCATTTGTCGGGACACAAGAACGTTGTCTCGATCAAGGATGTCTATGAGGACGTGCAGGCGGTCCACATTGTGATGGAGCTCTTGCCTGGCGGGGAGCTCTTTGACCGAATTCAGGGGAATGGGCATTACAGCGAGATGAAGGCTGCAGAGATTACAAGAATTGTTGTCAGCATTGTGGCCATGTGCCATTCTCTTGGTGTGATGCACCGCGATCTCAAGCCAGAAAATTTCCTCCTCCTTGACAAAGATGATGACCTGTCCATAAAAGCAATTGATTTTGGCCTATCCGTTTACTTCAAGCCAG GCCAGGTTTTCAGTGAGCTAGTTGGCAGCCCGTTCTATGTTGCTCCTGAGGTATTGCACAAACGCTATGGGCCAGAATCCGATGTGTGGTCAGCTGGAGTGATACTCTATGTATTGCTAAGTGGGGTTCCACCATTTTGGGCAG ATACACAGAAAGGCATATTTGATGCAGTTCTGAAGGGGCACCTTGATTTGGAATCAGACCCTTGGCCTAAGATATCTGACAGTGCAAAGGATCTTATAAGAAAGATGCTATGCAATTGCCCTTCAGAGCGTTTGAAAGCCCATGAAGTGCTAC GACATCCCTGGATCTGCCAAAATGGGGTGGCCACTGACGGAGTTTTGGATCCTAGTGTTATCTCTCGGCTCAAGCGGTTCTCTGCAATGAACAATCTACAGAAATTGGCTCTGAGA GTGATAGCTGAGCGTCTTTCAGAAGAGGAGATTGCTGGATTAAGAGAATTATTCAAGACAGTGGACATAAAAAATAGAGGTGTGATCACTTTCGGTGAGCTTAGAAAAGGTTTGACAAGATATGGCAACGAATTGGTGGATACCGACATTTGTGATATAATGGAAGCG GCTGATACAGACACTGATGTAACCATAAATTATGAAGAATTTATTGCTGCAACCATGCCTCTAAACAAGATAGAGCGGGAAGAGCACTTGAAGGCAGCTTTTACATATTTTGACAAAGATGGCAGTGGCTATATCACAGTCGACAAGCTTCAACGAGCCTGTGCAGAATATAACATGGAGGGCACTCTCCTTGAAGAGATTATTTTAGAGGCCGACCAGAACAAT GACGGTCAAATTGATTATGCCGAATTTGTAGCCATGATGCAAGGCAACACCAACGGTGGCAATATTGGACTTGGGCGTCCAACAATGGAAACCAGTCTGAATGTGACCTTGAGAGATGCAGCTCAAGTACATTAA
- the LOC123093574 gene encoding uncharacterized protein: MHPLSTQRLAPVPSANANHPRALLPPSPLLLRPRTSTTKSSASARSAPRAVSPATPTTAATNDPDAGAQPDKWAEFAARVSGEWDGFGADFTVAGDPVELPANVVPDAYREWGVQVFDWQTQCPTLADPAAPGALHYRLVRLLPTVGCEADAATVHTSHQRHVSSATAFAYGAAGGSYVATWPKGPATVLEVEHCICHPDNAEVRVRLVQTVALAKDAARLRGVKVFSEQWYGPYRNGDQLGGCALRESAFAAGERLAASEVAGQWETTARSSGALDPVTGKFAGLEPDHEPRRTARDGAGVVTLLPKRLWSSLKVSGDGEDGDVVCEVGWLLGHGSAVTSTCVLSRDGDVKEIAAAQETRASEAA, encoded by the exons ATGCATCCCCTGTCGACGCAACGCCTGGCGCCCGTCCCCAGCGCCAACGCCAACCACCCGCGCGCGCTTCTCCCGCCGTCTCCTCTGCTGCTTCGGCCACGGACCAGCACCACCAAGTCGTCGgcgtccgccagatcggcgccgcgcGCCGTGTCGCCCGCGACCCCAACCACCGCAGCCACCAACGACCCGGACGCCGGCGCGCAGCCAG ATAAGTGGGCGGAGTTCGCGGCGCGGGTGTCCGGCGAGTGGGACGGCTTCGGCGCGGACTTCACGGTGGCCGGCGACCCGGTGGAGCTGCCGGCGAACGTGGTCCCGGACGCGTACCGCGAGTGGGGGGTCCAGGTCTTCGACTGGCAGACGCAGTGCCCCACCCTGGCCGACCCCGCCGCGCCGGGCGCGCTCCACTAccgcctcgtccgcctcctccccaCCGTCGGCTGCGAGGCCGACGCCGCCACCGTACACACCTCCCACCAGCGCCACGTCTCCTCCGCCACCGCCTTCGCCTACGGCGCCGCCGGGGGCTCCTACGTGGCCACGTGGCCCAAGGGCCCGGCGACCGTGCTCGAGGTGGAGCACTGCATCTGCCACCCGGACAACGCGGAGGTGCGGGTCAGGCTGGTGCAGACGGTGGCGCTGGCCAAGGACGCGGCACGGCTGCGCGGCGTCAAGGTGTTCTCCGAGCAGTGGTACGGCCCGTACCGCAACGGCGACCAGCTCGGCGGGTGCGCGCTCCGCGAATCCGCCTTCGCCGCCGGGGAGAGGCTCGCCGCGTCGGAGGTGGCGGGACAGTGGGAGACCACCGCCAGGTCCTCCGGCGCGCTGGACCCCGTGACG GGCAAGTTCGCGGGGCTGGAGCCGGACCACGAACCGCGGAGGACGGCGAGGGACGGtgccggcgtggtgacgctgctgcCGAAGCGGCTGTGGAGCTCGCTCAAGGTGAGCGGCGACGGCGAGGACGGCGACGTGGTGTGCGAGGTCGGGTGGCTGCTGGGCCACGGCAGCGCGGTCACCTCGACGTGCGTCCTGTCCAGAGACGGAGACGTCAAG GAGATAGCTGCCGCGCAGGAGACCCGGGCGTCGGAGGCCGCCTGA